The genomic DNA aaattaactggtcattaacatttttaaatctagaTATTAACACAgctgttaataaatttaattcaatatgtcACGaggttttattaaaacatgtacctattgttacttataattataattcattccCAATATGGTTTAACAAAGAATTAAGACtgttaataaaagaaaaaacagggcccaatttaattataaacaatctaATCACGTTTCAGATTACATCACCTTTTCAAATCTTCGCCTACAATGCAAACAACTATCTCGTTCCTGttatataaatttcatatcTAAGACTCAATTATCATTGGTCCGTAAGCCAAaacaattttggaaatttataaatgaCCGCAAACAATTAAACACCTTCCCAaaattcatgtttttaaataataaaactgcaCAGGACGggttaaatatttctaatttatttgcAGAACACTTTTCTTCGGCCTACTCATACATTTGTCCATCAACAGATGATTTAAAGGTTACGATCGCCGATTGTATTGATCTATCAAAAATCGACATTACTGTTCAGGAAGTTTTCTTAGCACTGGAAAAATGTAAACTTAATAGCTCACTTGGCCCTGACGGTATTCCAGAAATTGTTTTAAGCCAATGTAGGTATGCTTTAACGCTTCCTTTACACTACCTTTTTTCTCTGTCACTGTCTTCAATCACATTTCCAGACTTATGGAAATCCTCTTATGTCCAGCCAGTTTTTAAAAACGGTGATCgctctaatattataaactatcgtCCTATCAGCATTATGTCATCAATTCCTAAACTATTAGAATCTATTTTACTTCCTAAATTAAACTTCgctttttctaaatatataattccgCAACAATTTGGTTTTCGTCCACATACTTCTACTTCCTCAAATTTAATTGCATATCATAAATATCTAATGGATGTTATTGAAAAAGGTGGTCAGGTCGATGCTATATATACTGACATCAGTAAAGCGTTCGACACTATTAACCACGCTGTGCTGATTCGTAAGTTAGAGTTGATGGGTGTTAATTATCTCATGTTAAAATGGTTTAGTTCATATTTATCTTGTAGATCTCAAAAGGTAAGACTTCACGGTTATGTTTCTAACAATATCTCAATCCCCTCAGGTGTCCCACAGGGAGGTCATATTTCGccattactttttatattgtacatgaATGACGTTGGCTTAGTTTTTAAACATGCACAGTTTAGTATGTTTGCCGatgatttaaaactattttataatgttaattcatTAGATGATGGCTCTAAATTACAAGACGACTTTGATAATTTCAAAGCCTGGTGCTATAATAATGGTTTACaagttaacattaataaatgcAATTCCATCTCTTTTTATCGTAACAAATCTCCGctcaatattacttattactccGACAGTTACCTTTTACCTAAAATCGACTCTATTAAAGATCTTGGAGTTATTTTTTCTAGTTCACTCTCTTTTACTGCGCACATTCAATCAATAACTATAAAAGCAACACGATCACTTGGCTTTATTATCAGAAAAACTCGcgattttaataacattgtatcattaaaaattctttattttgcTCTAGTACATTCAATACTTGAATATTGCTCCATTTTGTGGAACCCTTACCAACTTGTGTGGATAAATAAAATCGaaagagttcaaaataaattcctaagatttattaatacaaaaattccTAACAATTGCATAATAATTGATCATTGCTATGAACCACTTAGAAGACTGGTTAATATCAACACTCTAAGTTCAAGACGTCTATATTTTGAcgtcatatttatatacaaaatcttACATGGCACTATAAAAGATAGTTTTCTGCTCAGCCAAATTAATATATGAGTTCCTACATTTAATTCTAGAATCTTTCACATTTCTAGTCACAAAACActttacggttttttttcccCTATTAACAGAGCATTTTAGTCTCCTGTAATAACctacaaaacaaatttgatatttttcattccTCTCAAAAAGcgttgcaaaataatatattttctttctaaccatattttctatttaatatattgtatacctttttttttttttttttcagtttagaaCCGACGACGTCGCGGGAACTGCTTCCGCAATGCTTCCGCGacgccgccatcgtttatttgaaaaagacaacaaataatatacatacgtgGGGGGTAGACGGGACAATTCCCCGACTTACCCCCCTCTATACATGACATATTACATAGCATACATAACGTTTTACATTTTCGGCAGTTGTGGATGTTCACCTTTTGGCGGGCCGACCGGAGTCCGCCACCATCGAAGTCTCGTTTCTCCGATGTCCAACGATGCCGTGATCGTCGTCCCACCCGTGGTGTCACAGGTGGGGGGATGAACAACGTGGTCGGTGACACCTCCGACGACTCGCGATAGCGAGTGGTGTGAGTGTCAGTCCAGTTGTTGTTCATCCTGATCCATGCGCTTCTGCCTGCGTGCGCTGTCGTCAGTCGTACAACTGTTCTTCCCTTTCGTCATCTTCTTTGGTGCACATGATCGTTTCCACCATCGCCATAAACTCCTGTCTGTTGGTCGTTGCCTGTTCTAAGATCCTTGACCGGGCTATCGGCTCGTCAGGTAGTTCGTCGGCCTTAGGTCCACACAGGAGATCCTGGACGTCGGCTGGCTCGGGTGGGCGTCTTAGTATCCTGGTCAGGACGGCCCGTTCATCCTCCCACCTCGGGCATGTGAACAGCGTGTGTTCCGCGGTGTCCTCTGGGTCCATACAATAAGTGCAGTAGCTGTCTGCGGCACGTTTGAACCTTAGCAGGTAGCTGCGGAAACAGCCGTGCGCAGACAGGGCCTGTGTAAGCCGAAAGGTGAGGCTCATATCGGGCTTAGCTATCCAGCGTGCGAGGTCGGGCAGAAGCCGGTGTGTCCATCTACGTCCGACGGCGTCTGGACCGGCTGCGGCCCGATCCCATCTGGATTGCCAAGACGATGTGGATATTGCCCTCTCATCTTTTCTGATTGTGGAGGTCGATAGTAATTCTCCCTCGTCTTCTTTTCGGGACTTGATTCTTGCCCGTTCATGAGCTAGGAGGTCGGCGGGCAGCATGCACGACAGTACGGAGGACGCGTCGGCGGAGATCGTTCGGTAGCCCCTGATGGTGCGGAGTGCCGTGGTCCTCTGCGCCCTGGCCATCTCGTTCCGATTTTTGGCTGTCTTGATGCCGACTTTGGCCCAGGTTGGGGACGCGTAGAGCAGCTTGCTGTTGGTCACCGACCCCAGCAGAGCCCGTTTTGCCTGGGCCGGGCCCCCTACGTTGGGCATCAGACGTCCGATGGCTTTAGCCGAATCCGAGGCCTTTCTAGACGCTGTGGCTATGTGTGCCGTGAACGACAGGCGGGAGTCCAACTCCACCCCCAGATATCTAATGACTGGCTTCACCGGTATGGCGTGTCCCTCCACGTACAGTTGGGGATCGTCGAATTTGTATTTCCTGGTCAGGACGACGGCCTCAGACTTTTGGGGAGCTATCGTGAGACCGTTTTCGCGCATCCAATTCGAGACGGTGCTCAGCGCTGGGTTCAATAGTTCTGATGCGGATGCTCCGGTCCGAGAGGTTCCGATGACGGCCACGTCGTCGGCGAATGCCACCAGTTGAACTCCGGGTTGCATGTCGGTGTCAAGTAGCTCTTCATAGACACGTTCCATAGCAGGANNNNNNNNNNNNNNNNNNNNNNNNNNNNNNNNNNNNNNNNNNNNNNNNNNAGTTCAAGACGTCTATATTTGGAcgtcatatttatatacaaaatcttACATGGCACTATAAAAGATAGTTTTCTGTTCAGCCAAATTAATATATGAGGTCCGTACATTTAATTCTAGAATCTTTCACATTTCTAGTCACAAAACActttacggttttttttcccCTATTAACAGAGCATTTTAGTCTCCTGTAATAACctacaaaacaaatttgatatttttcattccTCTCAAAAAGcgttgcaaaataatatattttctttctaaccatattttctatttaatatattgtatacctttttttttttttttttcagtttagaaCCGACGACGTCGCGGGAACTGCTTCCGCAATGCTTCCGCGacgccgccatcgtttatttgaaaaagacaacaaataatatacatacgtgGGGGGTAGACGGGACAATTCCCCGACTTACCCCCCTCTATACATGACATATTACATAGCATACATAACGTTTTACATTTTCGGCAGTTGTGGATGTTCACCTTTTGGCGGGCCGACCGGAGTCCGCCGCCCTCGAAGTCTCGTTTCTCCGATGTCCAACGATGCCGTGATCGTCGTCCCGCCCGTGGTGTCACAGGTGGGGGGATGAACAACGTGGTCGGTGACACCTCCGACGACTCGCGATAGCGAGTTGTGTGAGTGTCAGTCCAGTTGTTGTTCATCCTGATCCATGcgcaatatattgtatacctacaaccaACTTATAAAACCAGTGTGTTaacaaattaagttaatattgtatatttaattttgtaatgttataatgttttttctaTGTATGTTTTTGTTCAAACTagcttaagtatttaattattctgTACTGATTGCCTTCGGGcgtgtatttcaaataaataaataaataaataaatatgttctaACATCAAAGATCTTCTATTGTCTGAAAGAATATTTTTGTACGTGGAAAAGCTCCTTTCGACGTCCACGGATGTAATAGGAGCAAATTTCATGTGACAAATATCGTTTAAAGTTAATTCTTCtgataattttgtttgattGATTTTAATTGATCACATATATAAGCTATTTGGGGCCGTGAAAATGAGTTTGCAATAATTTgcaaactattttcaaaatattggcACCGGTCCGAGATCGATCGGACGATGTGTGGGGAGGCTATGTGAAGTTGGCCCGCCCAGTTTTGAAACCGCTCGCACAGCTTAAGTTGAcgtttgcaaattctaaaaatagatttgcAAATTATTGCAAGGTATTTGCAAAATATTAGTGTAGGTTTGAAATTGATTGGACAATatggggggccaacttcactgATACCCTAAAACGGCAAAACATATGCGTGTGAACATCATAGCagtcaatatttcatattttcagttttttttaataaaataataaattaataaatataattattatgtctcatttgtaaattacaatttgtataaaaaaaaatatttggcatTTTTAAGGTCATGTTTGtgctaaaatttattttttaagtgcatTGTTCGGTCACtactcattatatattattattatcggttgTACTGTTATCGGTGACTCGACCGGGACACCGgatctataaaattattgtaagtcaGTCGACATAGTATCGCGCAACCGAGTGCACGTCGTTCGACCCTCTAAGCTTTTtcgtattattaattgtaatatttcaagtTATGTTTGCATCagctaaataaatttatacccAAAGTAAAAAATCAAGTCGAGTAATTAGTTTCATGAGTACCTACCCAAACCACGTAACATGAGCTAAAAACATGGTCCTTCGAACCGGATTATTTAGTtgatgcaaaataatattatataatatcgcagTTTAATTCATAAGAGCATCTAGTGCTCATCGCGTAAATCGATCGTCCAGTGATTTAAACGCGAAATCCAAAGTGCGTGCACAATACTTCATTATAGAGAAGTACAAGGAAGAACTTCGTCAAGGAAGAACTTCGTCAAGGAAGAACTACGTCAAGGTCATCGAAGGCAAGGTAAGCGAGTTGTTAATAGCACATAGTCTATAAGTCAGTGTTTCGGGGTTTATTTCCTTTTCCCGTTTACCTATTCATAATATTCTGACACTCTCGAGTCTCGGTTGACATTATATATTAGCGTATATAAGTATAGCCAGTGGAAAGTACGTGGTAGAATTAGACAGCGCATAGAATAGCGACACAGTACACACtacaatatagataatacaatGAGTGAGCTGGCGAACATTATCGTACGCCGGGGCCAGCTAAAAGGCCAATTAACTCACATAGCAAATTACATCCGCGATAATAAAGGTAGTCCAGATATCGATCAAATTACGGTAAGATTGGAAAAGACCACAGAAACATGGCATGAATTTCAACAAGTTCAAGCGCAAATTGAAGAAGAAACCGAGACAACTAATGAGAGCGAGAAATACCGTAGCGAGTTCGAGGAGTTGTATTATGATAACTAgctaaatgcaataaaataattagagcCGCGTCGCCAGGCGTTAATTCAAATCCGTCATCTAATCGGACTTCGAACGAATCCAGCAACGACGAAGCAAATGGTCATGCAAGCCTACAGCCCGTACAGTCGGCAATCAAGTTAGCTGCTATCGAGATACCAAGGTTTACAGGAGTGTATACAGAGTGGGCCGCATTCTACGATATATATATGGCGTTAATACACGATAATAAATTGATGAGCgacattcaaaaatttttttatttacgatcGTGTCTCAGTGGAGATGCGAAAAAGGTTATAGATTGTCTGCAAACTACGACGGAAAATTATCAAGTAGCATGGACAAGTTTAATCATGAGGTACGACAACAAAAGGGTGTTGATCCAGGTACGCGTGAAAGCGTTATTTGATCTACAGCCACTGAAAAAAGAGTCGGCAGTACATTTGCATACGCTAATTGACACGGTGTCTGGTCATTTAAAAGCGCTTGAGTCTTTAGGGCAAACTCCAGACAGTTGGGGCGTATTGTTATCTCATTTAATAACGTCAAAACTGGATGCAAACACGAGACGAGCATGGGAAAGCGAAGCGACCAAGATGGAAGATTTCATAGTGCCAATactaatagattttttaaaatcacgTTTTCGAATTTTGGAGGTGATAGaatcaaataaaaacatgaataCGCAGGTACCAACAGACATTCCAAGGTTCAAGAAATCAGGGGACAGGTCTTCATCATTTACAACTACCACATCTTTCAGATGCTATAATTGCAATGGCCCACActcaatttataaatgtaccaAATTTCTAGCACTCACAATACTAGAGAGAATAAAAAGAattaatgacttaaaattatgtaacataTGCTTACGCGCACACTCCGATAAATGTAAGTCACGTAATTGTCCGAAATGCGCGCGTCCACATAATGGATTGCATTCGTCGcgcactaataataataatatacatacaggCGGTGCGGGGAACAGCGGCGAATCGTCCAACACCACTCCACCTGCGGAGAACGATAGAAATGATATCGCTAATGAGGCAATGATTAATAGCGCACCCGCATCGGTAAATGCTCATGCACGTCAAAATAGTGAAGCAGGTCAGGTATTGTTATCAACGGCCGAGATTCTCGTATTCGACAGTCAAAATAAACCGGTTT from Acyrthosiphon pisum isolate AL4f unplaced genomic scaffold, pea_aphid_22Mar2018_4r6ur Scaffold_21465;HRSCAF=24052, whole genome shotgun sequence includes the following:
- the LOC103308595 gene encoding uncharacterized protein LOC103308595, whose amino-acid sequence is MSELANIIVRRGQLKGQLTHIANYIRDNKGSPDIDQITVRLEKTTETWHEFQQVQAQIEEETETTNESEKYRSEFEEFNDEANGHASLQPVQSAIKLAAIEIPRFTGVYTEWAAFYDIYMALIHDNKLMSDIQKFFYLRSCLSGDAKKVIDCLQTTTENYQVAWTSLIMRYDNKRVLIQVRVKALFDLQPLKKESAVHLHTLIDTVSGHLKALESLGQTPDSWGVLLSHLITSKLDANTRRAWESEATKMEDFIVPILIDFLKSRFRILEVIESNKNMNTQVPTDIPRFKKSGDRSSSFTTTTSFRCYNCNGPHSIYKCTKFLALTILERIKRINDLKLCNICLRAHSDKCKSRNCPKCARPHNGLHSSRTNNNNIHTGGAGNSGESSNTTPPAENDRNDIANEAMINSAPASVNAHARQNSEAGQVLLSTAEILVFDSQNKPVLCRALLDSGSQHNFMTESLTRRLNLKRIKSSCSIIGINDASHTSTYKVTTTIKSRIYDYSLNLEFFALPNLTSKLPLMPVNLTELKVPVDIRLADPSFHVPKKVDIILGAEIYFELLTKEQIQTVSRGPIFQGTRLGWVIAGPIPSP